In Strigops habroptila isolate Jane chromosome 16, bStrHab1.2.pri, whole genome shotgun sequence, a genomic segment contains:
- the SPSB1 gene encoding SPRY domain-containing SOCS box protein 1 gives MGQKVTGGIKTVDMRDPVYRPLKQELQGLDYSKPTRLDLLLDMPPVSYEVQLLHSWNNDDRSLNVFVKEDDKLIFHRHPVAQSTDAIRGKVGYTRGLHVWQITWAMRQRGTHAVVGVATADAPLHSVGYTTLVGNNHESWGWDLGRNRLYHDGKNQPSKTYPAFLEPDETFIVPDSFLVVLDMDDGTLSFIVDGQYMGVAFRGLKGKKLYPVVSAVWGHCEIRMCYLNGLDPEPLPLMDLCRRAVRLALGKERLNEIPTLPLPASLKSYLLYQ, from the exons ATGGGTCAGAAGGTCACAGGTGGGATAAAGACTGTGGATATGAGGGACCCTGTATACAGGCCACTGAAACAGGAACTCCAAGGACTCGACTACAGCAAACCCACACGCCTGGATTTGCTACTGGACATGCCTCCGGTGTCCTATGAAGTGCAGTTACTGCATTCATGGAACAACGATGATCGCTCGCTGAACGTGTTTGTGAAAGAGGATGACAAACTCATATTTCACCGGCATCCGGTGGCTCAGAGTACAGATGCCATCAGAGGCAAAGTGGGATATACCCGAGGGCTCCACGTGTGGCAGATCACGTGGGCAATGAGGCAGCGAGGCACACATGCTGTGGTCGGGGTGGCGACAGCAGATGCCCCTTTGCATTCAGTAGGGTACACGACGCTGGTAGGAAATAACCACGAATCTTGGGGCTGGGACCTTGGACGCAACAGACTGTACCACGATGGCAAGAACCAGCCAAGTAAAACCTACCCTGCCTTCTTAGAACCAGATGAAACTTTCATTGTGCCGGATTCTTTCCTGGTGGTTCTGGACATGGATGATGGGACACTGAGCTTCATTGTAGATGGGCAATACATGGGTGTTGCCTTTCGAGGactcaaagggaaaaagctATATCCAGTGGTAAGCGCAGTGTGGGGACACTGTGAAATACGGATGTGCTACTTGAATGGACTTGACC CTGAACCACTGCCTTTGATGGACTTGTGTCGGCGAGCTGTGAGGCTTGCTCTGGGCAAGGAAAGACTGAATGAGATCCCTACACTGCCACTGCCAGCCTCCCTCAAGAGTTACCTGCTCTACCAATGA